One Alligator mississippiensis isolate rAllMis1 chromosome 1, rAllMis1, whole genome shotgun sequence genomic window carries:
- the GJA1 gene encoding gap junction alpha-1 protein, giving the protein MGDWSALGKLLDKVQAYSTAGGKVWLSVLFIFRILLLGTAVESAWGDEQSAFRCNTQQPGCENVCYDKSFPISHVRFWVLQIIFVSVPTLLYLAHVFYVMRKEEKLSKREEELKVVRNDGGNVEMHLKQIEMKKFKYGIEEHGKVKMRGGLLRTYVISILFKSVFEVAFLLIQWYVYGFSLNAIYTCERDPCPHRVDCFLSRPTEKTIFIIFMLVVSLVSLALNIIELFYVFFKGVKDRVKGKPDPYSPTSTMSPSKECGSPKYAYFNGCSSPTAPLSPMSPPGYKLVTGERNNSSCRNYNKQASEQNWANYSAEQNRMGQAGSTISNSHAQPFDFPDDHQNTKKLTSGHELQPLTTVDQRPPSRASSRASSRPRPDDLEI; this is encoded by the coding sequence ATGGGTGACTGGAGTGCCCTAGGAAAACTTCTTGACAAAGTTCAAGCCTATTCTACTGCAGGAGGGAAAGTATGGCTCTCTGTCCTCTTCATTTTCCGAATCTtgttgctggggacagcagtTGAATCTGCCTGGGGAGATGAGCAGTCTGCTTTTCGGTGTAACACTCAGCAACCCGGTTGTGAAAATGTCTGCTATGACAAGTCCTTTCCCATCTCCCATGTCCGCTTCTGGGTTCTGCAGATAATATTTGTGTCTGTGCCTACCCTCTTGTATCTGGCACACGTATTCTATGTGATGCGGAAAGAAGAGAAACTAAGCAAGAGAGAAGAAGAGCTTAAGGTTGTCCGAAATGATGGTGGGAATGTGGAAATGCACCTAAAACAAATAGAAATGAAGAAATTCAAGTATGGGATTGAAGAGCATGGCAAAGTTAAAATGCGTGGGGGACTGCTCCGTACTTATGTCATCAGCATCCTCTTTAAATCTGTCTTTGAAGTGGCCTTCTTGCTAATACAATGGTATGTCTATGGGTTTAGCCTGAATGCCATTTACACTTGTGAGCGAGACCCATGCCCCCACAGAGTAGACTGCTTCCTTTCCCGTCCAACCGAGAAAACCATCTTCATTATCTTCATGCTGGTAGTGTCTTTAGTATCACTTGCCTTGAACATCATTGAGCTTTTCTATGTATTCTTCAAGGGCGTCAAGGATCGTGTGAAAGGAAAACCTGATCCTTACTCTCCCACCAGTACCATGAGTCCCTCCAAGGAGTGTGGATCCCCAAAGTATGCGTATTTCAATGGCTGTTCCTCACCAACTGCTCCCTTGTCACCCATGTCTCCCCCAGGGTACAAGCTTGTTACTGGAGAAAGGAATAATTCTTCCTGTCGTAACTACAACAAGCAGGCCAGTGAACAAAACTGGGCAAATTACAGTGCAGAGCAGAATAGGATGGGACAGGCTGGCAGCACCATCTCCAACTCTCATGCCCAGCCCTTCGACTTCCCTGATGATCATCAGAACACTAAAAAACTGACATCTGGGCATGAGCTGCAGCCTCTCACCACTGTGGACCAAAGGCCACctagcagagccagcagcagagccagtagCAGGCCTAGACCTGATGACCTGGAGATCTAA